The Thomasclavelia ramosa DSM 1402 genome includes a region encoding these proteins:
- a CDS encoding bifunctional folylpolyglutamate synthase/dihydrofolate synthase, with protein sequence MFNDIKSALVYIESKRTKRTLEQFKETIKKYGFNIYQKNIIHIAGTNGKGSTTNFIKDIMVEHGYRVGTFTSPYLICHNDRICINGEMISDERLLMIINSLVEIIESEQLSMFEIDILIMLRYFDEEELDYRIIETGIGGLNDKTNVIDSVCSVITNIGYDHQFMLGDTLAQIAHHKAGIIKPEQTCFTSEINNDLIDIFKAAAEIKNSQVVSVEIDCDYRYPYHFSCLGYDYQLSNCGSYQVANATLAINVCDYLIELDHSLVQRALDGFSWPGRFEKFGKIYLDGAHNIDGIKALIKTLHDQQIKKALVIFSALGDKDIEQMEALLSEYPLIQATFADERLQLEGIDFKEAIKNNIDLYDHLIITGSLHFISTVRKYLQNNLIEKQV encoded by the coding sequence ATGTTTAATGATATTAAAAGTGCGCTAGTGTATATAGAGTCAAAGCGAACTAAGCGGACCTTGGAACAGTTTAAAGAGACAATTAAAAAATATGGCTTTAACATTTACCAAAAAAATATTATTCATATAGCTGGAACTAATGGTAAAGGTTCAACAACTAATTTTATTAAAGATATTATGGTTGAACATGGGTATCGTGTGGGAACATTTACATCACCATATCTTATTTGTCATAATGATCGTATTTGTATTAATGGGGAAATGATAAGTGATGAACGACTGCTGATGATTATTAACAGTCTTGTTGAGATTATTGAAAGCGAACAATTATCGATGTTTGAAATTGATATTTTGATCATGTTGCGTTATTTTGATGAAGAAGAACTAGATTATCGAATTATTGAAACAGGAATCGGGGGATTAAATGATAAAACTAATGTAATTGATAGTGTTTGCAGTGTGATAACTAATATCGGTTATGATCATCAGTTTATGTTAGGTGATACTTTAGCACAAATAGCTCATCATAAAGCTGGAATCATTAAACCTGAACAAACTTGTTTTACTAGCGAAATAAATAATGATTTGATTGATATTTTTAAAGCTGCAGCTGAAATTAAAAATAGTCAAGTAGTTAGTGTGGAGATAGATTGTGATTATCGATATCCTTATCATTTTAGCTGTTTAGGTTATGATTACCAGTTAAGTAATTGTGGTAGTTATCAGGTTGCTAATGCGACATTGGCGATTAATGTATGTGACTATTTGATTGAGTTAGATCATTCCTTAGTACAACGAGCTTTAGATGGATTTAGCTGGCCAGGCCGATTTGAAAAGTTTGGAAAGATTTATTTAGATGGGGCACATAATATCGATGGAATCAAGGCACTAATTAAGACATTACATGATCAACAAATAAAAAAGGCATTAGTTATCTTCAGTGCTTTGGGGGATAAAGATATTGAACAAATGGAAGCTTTATTAAGTGAATATCCATTGATTCAAGCAACATTTGCAGATGAACGGCTACAATTAGAAGGAATTGATTTTAAAGAAGCAATTAAAAATAATATTGATCTATATGATCATTTAATTATTACAGGCTCGTTACATTTTATTAGCACGGTCCGTAAATATCTTCAAAATAATTTAATTGAAAAGCAGGTATGA
- a CDS encoding uracil-DNA glycosylase has product MRFKDIVEIEFQQDYYKQLHQFVENEYLHKTIFPPKENIFRALNLCDYENVKVVILGQDPYHELHQANGLAFSVYPGVRIPPSLVNIYKELQDDLGTMIPNHGDLTKWAKQGVLLLNNVLTVEEGRANSHSGKGWETFTLNIVKALNKRQKPLVFILWGNNARAKKQYIDTSRHLVLESAHPSPLSAHRGFFGSHPFSKANEFLIRNGMPMIDWQIDNI; this is encoded by the coding sequence ATGAGATTTAAAGATATTGTTGAAATTGAGTTTCAACAAGATTATTATAAGCAGCTACATCAGTTTGTTGAAAATGAATATTTACATAAAACGATTTTTCCCCCAAAAGAAAATATTTTTAGAGCTTTAAATCTTTGTGATTATGAAAATGTTAAAGTAGTTATTTTAGGACAAGACCCTTATCATGAACTTCATCAGGCAAATGGATTGGCATTCAGTGTTTATCCGGGGGTTCGGATTCCCCCAAGTTTGGTTAATATTTATAAAGAGTTACAAGATGATTTAGGAACAATGATTCCTAATCATGGAGATCTCACAAAATGGGCTAAGCAAGGAGTCTTGTTGCTTAATAATGTGTTAACAGTTGAAGAAGGGCGGGCTAATAGTCATTCTGGTAAAGGTTGGGAAACTTTTACTTTAAATATTGTTAAAGCTTTAAATAAACGCCAAAAGCCGCTAGTATTTATTTTATGGGGAAATAATGCCCGTGCTAAAAAACAATATATCGACACTTCACGTCATTTGGTTTTAGAGAGTGCGCACCCTTCTCCACTATCAGCACATCGGGGATTCTTTGGTTCACATCCTTTTAGTAAGGCAAATGAATTTTTGATTAGGAATGGAATGCCAATGATTGATTGGCAAATTGATAATATTTAA
- a CDS encoding Cof-type HAD-IIB family hydrolase, producing the protein MGYKLIACDLDETLLNDEHLVGAKNVAAIKRAREEYGVKFVPATGRGFMQIQPELKELQLYDLEGEYVISFNGGALTENKNNRIIEFKGLEFSKMKEIFEAGLNFDVCIHVYTPDNLYVFNLSESERQRIKNQKLEAVYPEVNSVDFLKDTPISKILYQNVDVPYLMSLEEGLKPITDGHCAVSYSSNRYMEFNALGVDKGQGLIDLANKLGIAIEETIAVGDNYNDMAMLKVAGLSVAANNAVDDVKAACDYTTNANNNEGVVAELIEKFIFNEI; encoded by the coding sequence ATGGGATATAAACTAATAGCATGTGATTTAGATGAAACCTTATTAAATGATGAGCATTTGGTTGGAGCGAAAAATGTCGCAGCAATCAAAAGAGCCCGAGAAGAATATGGCGTGAAATTTGTTCCAGCTACAGGACGAGGATTTATGCAAATTCAACCAGAGTTAAAAGAATTACAATTATATGACCTTGAGGGTGAATATGTAATTTCTTTTAATGGTGGAGCTTTAACAGAAAATAAAAATAATCGTATTATTGAGTTCAAAGGTTTAGAGTTTAGTAAGATGAAAGAAATTTTTGAAGCAGGATTAAATTTTGATGTTTGTATCCATGTTTATACGCCTGATAATTTATATGTGTTTAATTTAAGTGAATCGGAACGCCAAAGAATTAAAAATCAAAAGTTAGAAGCGGTATATCCTGAAGTTAATAGTGTTGATTTTTTAAAGGATACACCAATTTCTAAGATTTTGTATCAAAATGTTGATGTTCCTTATTTAATGAGTTTAGAAGAGGGGTTAAAACCAATTACTGATGGACATTGTGCGGTTAGTTATTCATCAAATCGTTACATGGAATTCAATGCTCTTGGGGTGGATAAAGGACAAGGATTGATTGATTTAGCAAATAAATTAGGCATCGCTATTGAAGAAACGATTGCTGTTGGTGATAATTATAATGATATGGCAATGTTAAAAGTGGCGGGCTTATCAGTCGCTGCTAACAATGCTGTAGATGATGTTAAAGCTGCATGTGATTATACAACAAATGCTAACAACAACGAAGGTGTTGTGGCAGAATTGATTGAGAAATTTATTTTTAATGAGATTTAA
- a CDS encoding Cof-type HAD-IIB family hydrolase, with protein sequence MYKLMLSDLDETLLVKHHVPEFNVEAIKAARKKGLKFVPATGRAYNMIPEILKEIDAYDQEGEYSICFNGALIVENKNNRILNFEGISFETTKMLFEKAREFDVCVLIFTIDMCYIYNADPDEVQRKTDQKAPFVVIDEYNMDDLKDEKIAKILYEKRDMPYLKSIEVEVSEMIEGKACASYSSGRYLEFNAIGIDKGFGLRWLANYLGIDINETIAIGDNYNDVEMIKAAKLGVCVTCATDDIKELAQYVTEVDYDQGAVKEVIEKFVLEAE encoded by the coding sequence ATGTATAAATTAATGTTGTCAGATTTAGATGAGACTTTATTGGTAAAGCATCACGTACCAGAATTTAATGTTGAAGCAATCAAAGCTGCTCGTAAAAAAGGATTAAAATTTGTTCCAGCTACAGGGCGGGCTTATAATATGATTCCGGAGATTTTAAAGGAAATCGATGCATATGATCAAGAAGGTGAATATTCAATTTGTTTTAATGGGGCATTGATTGTAGAAAATAAAAATAATCGTATCTTAAATTTTGAGGGAATATCGTTTGAAACAACTAAAATGCTTTTTGAAAAGGCTCGAGAGTTTGATGTTTGTGTACTTATTTTCACAATTGACATGTGTTATATTTATAATGCTGATCCTGATGAGGTACAGCGTAAAACGGATCAAAAGGCACCGTTCGTTGTTATTGATGAATACAATATGGATGACTTGAAAGATGAAAAGATAGCAAAGATTTTGTATGAAAAAAGAGATATGCCGTATTTAAAGTCGATTGAAGTGGAAGTCAGTGAGATGATTGAAGGAAAAGCTTGTGCTAGTTATTCTTCAGGGCGTTATTTAGAATTTAATGCGATTGGAATTGATAAAGGTTTTGGGTTGCGCTGGCTAGCTAATTATTTAGGCATCGATATTAATGAAACAATTGCAATTGGTGATAATTATAATGATGTTGAAATGATTAAAGCGGCTAAGTTAGGGGTATGTGTAACATGTGCGACTGATGACATTAAGGAATTAGCGCAGTATGTCACTGAAGTTGATTATGATCAAGGAGCAGTAAAAGAAGTAATAGAAAAATTTGTATTGGAGGCAGAATAA
- a CDS encoding alpha/beta hydrolase: MFIEENMYMRSLRRKRKITIYVPDDYETSNKRYPVLYINDGQNAFFDETSYMKISWGFYDYVQAQNLDVIMVAIPCNNRLNKREDEYGPWRIGKEILMMEYGDDSLEIGGEGDKYLRFIIKQLKPYIDTHFPTIVEDSAMVGSSMGGIITTYAGLKYPHIFKKTASLSSAYWFYMDELIDLIHRSDLSATQCFYLDLGGNEGNGDEEMSRIYYESNETIYNELIKKSNRIEGRFFEEAGHNEYEWRQRVPIFMDLFYK; this comes from the coding sequence ATGTTTATAGAAGAGAATATGTATATGAGATCATTGCGAAGAAAGCGTAAAATCACAATTTATGTACCTGATGATTATGAAACTAGTAATAAGCGTTATCCGGTCTTGTACATAAATGATGGTCAAAATGCTTTTTTTGATGAGACTTCATATATGAAAATTAGTTGGGGATTTTATGATTATGTTCAAGCGCAGAACTTAGATGTTATCATGGTGGCGATTCCCTGCAATAACCGTTTAAATAAACGTGAAGATGAGTATGGACCATGGCGAATTGGTAAAGAAATTTTAATGATGGAATATGGTGATGATAGTTTAGAAATTGGTGGTGAAGGGGACAAGTATTTACGCTTTATTATTAAGCAGTTAAAACCTTATATTGATACTCATTTCCCTACGATTGTTGAAGATAGTGCGATGGTTGGTAGTTCAATGGGTGGAATCATTACAACTTATGCAGGATTAAAATATCCCCATATTTTTAAAAAGACGGCATCGCTATCTAGTGCATATTGGTTTTATATGGATGAACTTATTGATTTGATCCATCGGAGTGATTTAAGTGCTACGCAATGTTTTTATCTTGATCTAGGTGGTAATGAAGGTAATGGTGATGAAGAGATGAGCCGTATCTACTATGAGAGTAATGAGACAATATACAATGAGCTTATTAAGAAAAGTAATCGGATCGAAGGACGGTTCTTTGAAGAAGCTGGTCACAATGAGTATGAATGGCGTCAACGAGTGCCGATTTTTATGGACCTATTTTACAAATAA
- a CDS encoding septum formation initiator family protein has product MAKRKVYKTVKGFAYMIIGCGLMLTLFNSAITVFQRQDEIAVLEKEKKAVEKEKKALENEISLLNDDDYVARYARENYVFTREGEQVAIIPGVE; this is encoded by the coding sequence ATGGCTAAAAGAAAAGTTTATAAAACCGTCAAAGGATTTGCCTACATGATTATAGGCTGCGGCTTGATGTTGACTTTATTTAATAGCGCCATAACTGTCTTCCAGCGTCAAGATGAAATTGCGGTTTTGGAAAAGGAAAAGAAAGCAGTAGAAAAAGAAAAAAAAGCTTTAGAAAATGAGATCAGTTTATTGAATGATGATGATTACGTAGCTCGTTACGCACGTGAAAATTATGTTTTCACGCGTGAAGGTGAACAAGTAGCGATCATTCCGGGCGTAGAATAA
- the yabQ gene encoding spore cortex biosynthesis protein YabQ: MDLVKQIQGISYSLVFGFTFTFIYSLINRLFYKYHKRIFRLILQIVIGIIFGYLYYLGLLVINNGVVRIYFIISMVIGYVLYLNYYSYYMFFLIEIIVSMLKYLLRPIIFIFRKISGIIKRMKRVVKWLKEKFIKPSKDLPT; this comes from the coding sequence ATGGACTTAGTAAAACAAATTCAAGGAATTAGTTATTCACTGGTTTTTGGTTTCACTTTCACTTTTATTTACAGTCTCATCAATCGTTTGTTTTATAAATACCACAAACGCATTTTTCGACTCATTTTACAGATTGTTATTGGTATTATTTTTGGGTATCTCTATTATCTTGGTCTGTTAGTTATTAATAATGGGGTCGTTCGAATATATTTTATTATTAGTATGGTAATTGGATATGTTCTCTATCTTAATTATTATAGCTATTATATGTTTTTTTTGATTGAAATAATTGTAAGTATGTTAAAATATCTTTTAAGACCGATAATATTCATTTTTAGGAAAATAAGTGGTATAATAAAACGCATGAAGAGGGTGGTAAAATGGCTAAAAGAAAAGTTTATAAAACCGTCAAAGGATTTGCCTACATGA
- the yabP gene encoding sporulation protein YabP has protein sequence MDNNNSIRFEHTPYHNVYLKDRKNIELTGVKNIESFDSLEFLIETSLGFLNITGTELSLTRLDQEKCEVSIKGNIDAISYVSNKKNQKGKDSVFNKLLK, from the coding sequence ATGGATAATAATAACAGTATTCGTTTTGAACACACACCTTATCATAATGTTTATTTAAAAGACCGTAAAAATATTGAATTAACAGGTGTGAAAAACATTGAAAGTTTTGATTCGCTAGAATTTTTAATTGAAACATCATTAGGTTTTTTAAATATTACGGGGACCGAATTATCGTTGACAAGGTTAGACCAAGAAAAATGTGAGGTTAGTATTAAAGGCAACATTGATGCTATTTCCTATGTTTCAAATAAAAAGAATCAAAAAGGAAAAGACAGTGTTTTTAATAAACTGCTTAAATAA
- a CDS encoding GrpB family protein yields the protein MVKIVVKVEVVPYNEDWPRKYALEANVIRNIVLDELITITHVGSTAVPGLVAKPIIDILIIVEDINKLDQLDPLFKKEDYECCGEDGISGRRFYYKSDGSIHVHAFDERSHDKIELLISFYDYLKDNPDIAREYGELKLSLAKKYPDNIKKYKKGKEAFTKEIQTRALKWYRHKDVEQI from the coding sequence ATGGTGAAAATTGTGGTAAAAGTTGAAGTGGTTCCGTATAATGAAGATTGGCCTCGTAAGTATGCGCTGGAAGCAAATGTGATTCGCAATATCGTTTTAGATGAATTAATTACAATTACACATGTTGGTTCAACTGCAGTTCCTGGATTAGTTGCTAAACCGATTATTGATATTTTGATCATCGTTGAAGACATAAATAAATTAGATCAGTTAGATCCTTTATTTAAAAAAGAAGACTATGAATGTTGTGGGGAGGACGGGATTTCAGGTCGACGTTTTTATTATAAAAGCGATGGTTCAATCCATGTTCATGCATTTGATGAAAGAAGTCATGATAAAATTGAATTGCTGATTTCTTTTTATGATTATTTAAAAGATAATCCTGATATTGCTAGGGAGTATGGTGAATTGAAGCTTTCATTAGCTAAAAAATATCCTGATAATATCAAAAAATATAAAAAGGGTAAAGAAGCTTTTACAAAAGAAATACAAACCAGAGCGTTAAAATGGTATCGTCATAAAGATGTCGAACAGATATAA
- a CDS encoding MATE family efflux transporter: protein MKNMTQGNPLKLILMFSMPLMLGNILQEFYTIVDTIIVGQFLGVKALASMGAAGWIQWMLLSVVMGFAQGFSIKVANLYGANNHEGISKTIGNIVIACLVIALLLTISGELIIIPILKLLQTPNDIIQGAIAYLRVMAGGVTITLMYNLLSCVLRAFGNSKTPLLAMVIAASLNVGLDLLFVCVFHLGIAGAAIATILAQLFASLFCLLVLYKQSIFSLKSEHFKIQRHLIFELVKLGLPLALQNGIISIGGMIVQFVVNGYGVIFVAGFTATNKLYGLLETAAISFGYALTTYNAQNYGALEYQRVREGVNASALISLVTSLIIALIMIVFGRNILTLFVSGSQNEINAVLEVAYHYLFIMAVCLPILYILHTYRNALQGLGNTVIPMFSGIVELLMRVGIALFLPLFMGQEGIYYAEIVAWTGAALLLYISYKRTKLGD from the coding sequence ATGAAAAATATGACTCAGGGTAATCCCCTAAAATTGATTTTGATGTTTTCTATGCCGCTGATGTTAGGAAATATTTTACAAGAGTTTTATACAATCGTAGATACGATTATTGTTGGGCAATTTTTAGGGGTAAAAGCTTTAGCTAGTATGGGGGCTGCAGGCTGGATCCAATGGATGCTCCTTAGTGTTGTTATGGGGTTCGCACAGGGCTTCTCGATTAAAGTCGCTAATTTATATGGTGCAAATAACCATGAGGGAATTTCTAAAACAATTGGTAATATTGTTATTGCTTGTCTTGTAATTGCACTACTTTTAACGATTAGTGGTGAGCTGATAATCATTCCAATTCTCAAACTCTTACAAACACCTAATGATATTATTCAAGGGGCAATTGCTTATTTACGAGTGATGGCTGGTGGTGTGACAATTACTTTGATGTATAATTTGCTATCATGTGTTCTACGGGCTTTTGGGAATAGTAAAACACCATTACTTGCAATGGTAATTGCAGCTTCATTAAATGTGGGGCTGGATCTGTTATTTGTCTGTGTTTTTCATTTGGGAATAGCTGGAGCTGCGATCGCAACAATATTAGCTCAGCTATTTGCCAGCTTATTTTGTTTACTGGTTTTATATAAACAAAGCATTTTTAGCTTAAAGTCTGAACACTTTAAAATTCAGCGGCATTTAATTTTTGAATTAGTAAAATTAGGGCTTCCTTTAGCCTTGCAAAACGGAATTATTTCAATTGGTGGGATGATCGTTCAATTTGTGGTGAATGGTTATGGAGTTATTTTTGTAGCCGGCTTTACTGCAACGAATAAATTATATGGTTTACTTGAAACAGCTGCTATTTCTTTTGGTTATGCTTTAACTACTTATAATGCGCAAAACTATGGAGCTCTTGAATATCAACGGGTTCGAGAAGGTGTTAATGCTTCAGCATTAATATCACTTGTTACTTCATTAATAATCGCTCTTATTATGATTGTTTTTGGCCGAAATATTTTAACTTTATTTGTATCAGGAAGTCAAAATGAAATTAATGCGGTTCTTGAGGTTGCTTATCACTACTTGTTTATTATGGCGGTCTGCCTACCGATCTTATATATATTACATACTTATCGAAATGCTTTACAGGGATTGGGAAATACAGTTATTCCAATGTTTTCTGGAATTGTAGAATTATTGATGCGTGTAGGAATAGCACTTTTCTTACCACTGTTTATGGGGCAGGAAGGAATTTATTATGCAGAAATTGTTGCTTGGACTGGAGCTGCTTTATTACTGTATATTAGCTATAAACGGACTAAACTGGGGGATTGA
- a CDS encoding aminopeptidase, which yields MYGKLAWEKYNDEQINDIMTFNEGYKNYITKGKTERLCVSETVKLAMAHGYKELNEVDILKPGDKVYVTNMKKNIALFVIGKKPLEDGMRILGAHIDSPRMDLKQNPLYESEGFAMLDTHYYGGVKKYQWVTIPLSMVGVVVKKDGTVINVNIGEDENDPVVGISDLLVHLSADQLKKDGAKVIEGEDLDVTFGSIPLKDHEKDAVKANVLKILKDKYDFDEEDFLSAEIEIVPSGKARDYGIDRSMVAGYGHDDRVCAYTSLMAILDIEMPDYTSCCILVDKEEIGSVGATGAQSLFFENTVSELLLKQGTDSFVKTRKAMANSKMLSSDVSAGVDPLYLSVNDKKNAAYLGKGIVFNKYTGARGKSGSNDANPEYMAEIRKILDDDNIYYQTAELGKVDQGGGGTIAYILGNYNMNVIDAGVAVLNMHAPMEIVSKVDVYEAYLAYRTFLKQI from the coding sequence ATGTACGGAAAACTTGCTTGGGAAAAGTATAATGATGAACAAATTAATGATATTATGACTTTTAATGAAGGTTATAAAAATTATATTACCAAAGGTAAAACAGAACGGTTATGTGTCAGTGAAACTGTTAAACTGGCAATGGCACATGGATATAAAGAGTTAAATGAGGTAGATATTTTAAAACCGGGTGATAAAGTATATGTTACTAATATGAAAAAAAATATTGCTTTATTTGTTATTGGGAAAAAACCGCTAGAAGATGGAATGCGAATCTTAGGTGCTCATATTGATTCACCAAGAATGGATCTTAAACAAAACCCTTTATATGAAAGTGAAGGGTTTGCAATGCTTGATACACACTATTATGGTGGGGTAAAAAAATATCAATGGGTAACTATTCCACTGTCAATGGTAGGTGTTGTAGTAAAAAAAGATGGTACTGTGATAAATGTAAATATTGGTGAAGATGAAAATGATCCAGTCGTTGGAATTAGTGACCTGTTAGTTCATTTATCTGCTGATCAATTGAAAAAAGATGGTGCGAAAGTAATTGAAGGAGAAGACCTAGATGTTACTTTTGGAAGTATTCCTTTAAAGGATCATGAAAAAGATGCTGTAAAGGCAAATGTTTTAAAAATTCTAAAAGATAAATATGATTTTGATGAAGAAGATTTTTTAAGTGCGGAAATTGAAATCGTACCTAGTGGGAAAGCTCGTGACTATGGAATAGATCGTAGTATGGTTGCTGGTTATGGGCATGACGATCGTGTTTGTGCTTATACATCATTAATGGCTATTTTAGATATAGAAATGCCTGATTATACAAGCTGCTGTATTTTAGTAGATAAAGAAGAAATAGGAAGTGTTGGAGCAACTGGGGCACAGTCTTTATTCTTTGAAAATACGGTTAGCGAATTATTGTTGAAACAAGGAACAGATAGTTTCGTTAAAACAAGAAAAGCCATGGCTAATTCAAAAATGTTATCAAGTGATGTTAGCGCTGGAGTTGATCCATTGTATTTAAGTGTTAACGATAAGAAAAATGCTGCATATTTAGGTAAGGGAATAGTTTTTAATAAATATACTGGAGCTCGTGGTAAAAGTGGTTCTAATGATGCTAATCCTGAATATATGGCAGAAATTAGAAAAATCTTAGATGATGATAATATTTATTACCAAACAGCAGAATTAGGTAAAGTTGATCAAGGTGGTGGGGGAACAATCGCTTATATCCTTGGAAATTATAATATGAATGTAATAGATGCAGGAGTAGCAGTGTTAAATATGCATGCACCAATGGAAATTGTTAGTAAAGTGGATGTATATGAAGCTTATCTAGCATATCGCACATTCTTGAAACAAATTTAA
- a CDS encoding DUF885 domain-containing protein, which translates to MRILKRISLLLLSLVMIISLSGCTADTNNKDERASFDRFIERQFIETMESDYTTAHVFLEHPENFDVDISKLTVNLGVRLDEESMRNQEKKDADSWAEFKKFERSKLTKEQQDTYDIYEFQNNLAREMSDDKFDYYQQLFESISGIHYQIPTMLADWSLRNEQDVKDIISLVNDVLPYLQGAIDYTKEQAKRDLLMIDVDAVREYCDNVIKSGENSLILSDINKNIDTLNLEESVGNTYKEQLKTAFNSSFIPAYQAVKDLMDEVSLTGNNEEGLVKFKNGKEYYELLLQNAVGSDKSVMEIKELMEDSLDKHISKLQENVIKNASVREFLTSGGEIPTTKYTSYDEILDDISAQLFEDFPNVSSLSYNIRDINEEIASSSGVAAYFNIPPLDGNGIKQLRVNPSTGEVSDLDTFSTVAHEGYPGHMYQYAYMYENIQSPYQKALANSSAYTEGYAVYAQFYAYKYLTGIDKNVLEALKENELASYDIMILCDIGIHYEGWSLDDFSDFISEKGINLEEDSLKTQYKQLQANPAAFEPYYVGYEEFMLLKETAQNKLGDKFNDKKFHEAILKSGNAPFTVVERNVAAYIKSAK; encoded by the coding sequence ATGCGAATATTAAAACGAATATCATTACTATTATTATCATTAGTAATGATAATATCTTTGAGTGGCTGTACAGCAGATACTAACAACAAAGATGAACGAGCGAGTTTTGATCGATTTATTGAAAGACAATTTATTGAAACAATGGAAAGTGATTATACAACTGCGCATGTTTTTTTAGAACATCCTGAGAATTTTGATGTTGATATTTCAAAGTTAACAGTAAATCTAGGGGTGCGATTAGATGAAGAAAGCATGAGAAATCAGGAGAAGAAAGATGCTGATTCGTGGGCGGAGTTTAAGAAGTTCGAGCGTTCAAAACTAACTAAAGAACAGCAGGATACTTATGATATTTATGAATTTCAAAATAATCTAGCTCGTGAAATGAGCGATGATAAATTTGATTATTATCAACAATTGTTTGAGAGTATTTCTGGAATACATTATCAGATTCCTACTATGTTAGCTGACTGGTCGCTTAGAAATGAACAAGACGTAAAGGATATTATTAGTTTAGTGAATGATGTCTTACCATATTTACAAGGAGCTATTGACTATACCAAAGAACAGGCAAAACGTGATTTGCTAATGATAGATGTTGATGCGGTTAGAGAGTATTGTGATAATGTGATTAAAAGTGGTGAAAATAGTTTAATTTTATCTGATATAAATAAAAATATAGATACTTTAAATTTAGAAGAGAGTGTTGGCAATACATATAAAGAGCAATTAAAAACAGCTTTTAATTCTTCTTTTATTCCTGCTTATCAAGCTGTTAAAGATTTAATGGATGAAGTAAGTCTAACCGGCAATAATGAAGAAGGATTAGTCAAGTTTAAAAATGGAAAAGAATATTATGAACTGTTATTGCAAAATGCCGTTGGTTCTGATAAATCAGTAATGGAAATAAAAGAATTAATGGAAGACAGTTTAGACAAACATATTTCCAAGCTTCAGGAGAATGTGATTAAAAATGCTAGTGTTAGAGAATTTCTTACTAGTGGTGGTGAAATACCAACTACAAAGTATACTAGTTATGATGAAATTCTAGATGATATTAGTGCTCAACTATTTGAAGATTTTCCTAATGTTAGTAGTTTATCTTATAATATTAGGGATATTAATGAAGAAATAGCATCTTCTTCTGGCGTCGCAGCATATTTTAATATTCCGCCTTTGGATGGTAACGGTATAAAACAATTACGGGTCAATCCATCGACTGGTGAGGTATCAGATCTTGATACTTTTTCAACAGTAGCCCATGAAGGTTATCCGGGGCATATGTATCAGTATGCATATATGTATGAAAATATTCAATCCCCATATCAAAAGGCTTTAGCTAATTCAAGTGCTTATACAGAAGGATATGCGGTATATGCCCAATTTTATGCATATAAATATCTAACAGGCATTGATAAAAATGTATTAGAAGCGCTTAAGGAAAATGAATTAGCAAGTTATGATATAATGATTCTTTGTGATATTGGAATTCATTATGAGGGATGGTCACTTGATGATTTTAGTGACTTTATCTCTGAAAAGGGTATTAATCTAGAGGAGGACAGTTTAAAAACTCAATATAAACAATTGCAAGCTAATCCGGCTGCGTTTGAGCCATATTATGTTGGTTATGAAGAATTTATGCTTTTAAAAGAAACAGCTCAAAATAAATTGGGTGATAAGTTCAATGATAAGAAATTTCATGAGGCAATTTTAAAGAGTGGAAATGCACCTTTTACAGTTGTTGAAAGAAATGTAGCAGCTTATATTAAGAGTGCTAAATAA